Below is a genomic region from Polyodon spathula isolate WHYD16114869_AA chromosome 26, ASM1765450v1, whole genome shotgun sequence.
CACCGACTTAGTGTCCAGGAGAGTCTGCAGCTAAACAACGTAAAACAAGAATATCGGCTTTATTGAAATTCCTTTCTAGATTACAGTGGCAGGCATTAATATCGCCTTGCATTTTAAATCAGCCCATTgatatatatttgtgtttcaaCTAAACATCAAAATGTTACAATTCTACTGCACTGCATGcttctgcaatttatttttatttatttttcaaagttcAGCAATACactgacaaagtccttgaggcaaagGTTTTTCTGGATTGGCTTTTAGGAAtggaagtgttgattttccagcaggacaatgcaaaaAAATCACACCactgctaggattacaattgcacgacttcaagaaaacaatgttgagggcTTGCCGTGGCCAGCGTTTTCTCCTGACCCGAATCCAATTCAACATCTGTGGTATCAGTGgggccatccacaggagacaaccatgACCAGCTAACCTCTGCCAGcttgctgcagctgcacaggaagagtggaagaacatcccacagcagtctatctgGTCTATAGCTGaccaggtctatgcgtcaacgctacCAGGACTGTGTGAATGATCaggggaggtcatacccgatactaaatttgtaatgttttcattttcacagtgTGCCACATTTCATATGGAAAACTTATGATTCTTTGATTGGCACTTTTGTTCATATTTGTGATTGTTTGATAgccatgtttaaaatatttgattaaatccttTAGACCTGGAGGTGGTGCATTTCTAATGAATAttatataatctatctatctatagaaaTCATCACACACAGGCTCTTatgctgcaatatttaaaaaaaagatatataattcCTGCCAAGCACATGTTTACAGCATTGCATGATTTCTGGTAAAACATGCCTACCATAACCCTAATTGATATTAACAGTAGGACTTATCACAGTACCAGTCTCATCTCTGGTAGAAGGTCAATCTTTGGCCTCTTCTTGTGTTCCACAGACAGCTTGTAATTAATCTGAGGGAGCTCCAGGTAGCCAAGACCAAGTCCAacctagaagaaaaaaataattatgcatcAGGAATGAGGGTAATCAaaacagacagccagacagaTAGGATGCAGTTTTAGACAGCCATCTGCAAATGTTCCAATTTCATCCTATATTGGGTTCATAGTTCTGTGACGGGAGTGCTGCGTGCTCCAGCTCTCAAAGCTGTCACTGTGAATCCCCATTAACTACATCATGTGCACTCAGCAAGGCTCCAGCCTTTTCATACACGGCAGGGTGTCTACTACCAATTACTGCACAGACACAAAGCTCTTGAGCCAACAAGGGGCCGGGAGGAGGGATATCCTGTGCAAATCTTGACCCAAAGGTTGTTTTAGCCTTGACTTATTTTTTTCAGCTCCTCATTAAAAAGTTACTTCTATGTTATTCAGAGAGGGGAGCCTCAAAGCCAGTGTGATGCACACTAACTGTTCATGTGTGAGGCGGAACACTTGCCTTGTACAGTTTAGGTCGGACGGGTGTGAAGTCATCAGGTACGTGCTTCTTGATTTCCTCCGGCTGTCCTCCCAAGAGCTCCCAGAACTCCGGGGTCTCCTGGTTCTGAACCAGCACCGTGATCTCAGACTTCCCCTTCCGCTCATTCTTACTGATCTTCTCAGCAAACAgcctgatcaaaaaaaaaaaaaaacgcatcaaGCATGAAAATGACACAGCAGTTCTCGTGCTAATTAGTTGTATAGAGGTGCGTGGGCATATTCTGTCCAGAAGAACTACGACAGAGTGGTAACACAGGAGCTAGTCTGAAGTCTAATATTCATACCTGGCTTTTGTGGTTCCACTCAGAGTGGCCTGAGCTCCCCTCCAAATGAGGATCTCCAAGCCATTGTCCAGAAGAAACACAAAGCTGAAATATAAAACACTCATTGAGATACAGTCAACACCATGCACACCTGGAAACACTACCATACACACCTGGAAACACTACCATACACAGGTAATCTCAATGAAGACACTGCAGATTACAGAGCACAGGTAGAACGATATATACCCACAAATTGTACTGGACACGTACCGTGGGTCCAGGGAAGCAGCTTTCAGGGGAACAGATTCCAGTTTTATGTTCTTTTTGCCATAAATGCGATAtaacctaaacaaaacaaaaggacaacaactatataaaaaaaaaaataataatacatctttataATTAAATAATCCAAAAAACATGCATTCGATTCACTGGGCCGGTAGACAATGCACTAATTTTTACCTGGTGTTGTATTGTGTGTCTTCCACTGTGAAGAAGCCGCTAGCCGTTCCTCCTTCAATGTACGAAATCTCATTGTCAAACACCTGCAAATGGAACATGCTTCAAAATAATGTAGGCAACAACATCGGTCAATAGTTGGAAGATTGAAGTTTAGGATTTTTAACCTGACTTGCAAACCATTTTTGTACTTATTTTACTTGCTTATTTTTGTAAGcttgtgttttattgttcttaTTCATTTCCTGTATTCAATTGTTACTTTATAATTTTTACTACTTCTTGATATTGCATACTTTTCCATTTAACCAAgatatgtaaagtgctttggaaATACTGTGgcatgaaaggcgttatataaataaaatgtaaatgatatgtGCTCCCATACTGACCGCGCTGAACTCCTCGCTCTCGTCCCCCATCTCCTCTCGGGCGGTCCTGCACTCAGCTCCCAGGTAGTTGCGCAGATTGACAGCGTGGATGGCTGAGCAAGCCTTCTTATCCATAGTGGCCTCCTGTCCGATCCAGTAAAAGATCTGCCAGTTCAAGGAACTGTTCTCATCTAGGAATGTCTGagaatgaaattaaaaataaacaaacacacagcaacatCTACCCAAAAATCAAGTGATTTTATTTCAAGGATGTCTTGAAGAATGCGAGTAGAGAGCCTTGCCTTCAGTACAATGTAACAGTCCGCTTCATAGAATTTCCCCAGGAATGCCTCCTCCACCTGCATCGGGACAAAGTTCTCAATCTGCCAGACGGTGAGTCCTGGGATCTGGCCCACGTCCTCCGTGAAGAACTCTGAATAATTCAGCTGAGGTTTCTCCAGGTTCTTGTCCCAGCGCCGCGTCTTCAGGTCTGTGTATTTCACATCTCCATTCTCCTGAGAGGTGAACCAAGGAAACAGTGTTAAACTCCTGGCATTCATTATttccaatttaaatttaaaaaaaagttctatggcgttcgagaagttgccctgccaaaactttgaaaaaaattaaataaaacgtaTTGTAAAATATTCATAATAGGAAACTTAAATGGTACAATTATGCAGGCAGTGACTAAAGGGAATATACTGCAACACTTGTTAACCTGCAATTAGGGGAActaaatcagtttttaaaaaaaaaaaccaacatactACAACAAGCTAGCTACAACTAGTAAAACGTATCCAGATTTTATTTCCTAAAATGTCAGTCTCCCCACTACCTAGGTCAAGAGAACTTAATGTAAAAACATGTGGATTTCCCTGCAGTTCCACTTCTCACCTCTATCGCTTTGTTCTTGTCGTGTGCCACATCGGACATGCCTTTCAGGACCTGCTTGGCTTGGTCGTCCTGGCTGGAGTCCTTCCTTCTCCGCAGACGCAGCTTTCTGGCCAGGGGGTCTCTGCTGGCGCTCCCTGGCATTAAGAGTCACAGTATTAGTAAGAAGGGCACATTTTGTACAATTAATTATGATTACACTAAAATGTAACATGTTTACTCATTCTAAataacaggtacaaatacagaaatataccATCCAACCtattttcttcaaacaaatggggtcaccaaaagtGTGAACACAAGAATgatcacatgacaaatgcataaCTGAACTGTAATCCATCAATTATATGATATAATTAATCATATCACGCAGGGGTTCCAAAGTTCATCTACAATTACCCTGAAATTGCAATTAAGAAATGAGATGGCTCCAACAGTATTCAGCTCCAGGTCTGATGAAGGAAGGGTGTGCAGATTAACAGTCAATTACGCATACTACAAAAGCATCCTGTATTCAGTCAGCAAGTCTTACAAATAAACAATGTCGTTACCTCCTCCAGCTGCTTCCACAGTGGCAGGAGACGCCCCAGCCAATCGGAGCTGGTTCTGAAGCGAGAAATCGATATTGTACCATTCAGCAGTCCTGTCCACTGGTTTAGGAGGCATCACCAGATTTGGATTCTCTCGCACATCTAGGACCTGGTcgagagaaaagaaaaaggaggagTTAGACACAGAATCAGTCTGTTCGGTCTTTCATTGAGCTAAACAAGGAGCGATAAAACGAACATCCACCAGCCGAACCAGTTCCAACCAAACAGATAGTGACAGTGCATAATCCATTTTCATTTTGTTACTGTTGTTCCATGCCCAGGATCCAAGCAAGGTGTAATATAACCCTAGTTTACCTCAAGGTCTGGAAGAAAATGAACGGCCTCTGGCATCGTGACGAGACGATTCTTATTGAGAACCATTTTCTTTAGCTTGCCACACCTAAAAGGGGaaattaaatataacaaatcAATACCAAAGTGTACCATTAGACAATAACTGAtgtacctggggggggggggggggggtgtagagaATCACAAGAGACTTGATATTGTCAAGAAGCAACAGTTTCTCACCTGCACAGGCCCTCGGGAACCAGCTCCAGGTTATTGTTAGCTGCCATGAACTcctccaggctgaccaacttgcCAACCCCTGATGGTATCCCATCAAAGTCCAGCTTGTTCGAGTTCATGTAGAGCTTCTTCAACTTGGTAAGCTTACAGATAGCAGACTgggaaacagaaagaaatgtgaagttaataaataaataaataaaataaaaaataaagttagtcctatacagtataaaatatatgtatattcatGCGCAGTTTTCCTCTAGGGTTGGGGCATGTCTACCACTGATCGCACGGTAAAGGTGTGTTCAGTATTGATAAAACAATTGCTCAAACAGACATATGCATTGCAATAATAACTATGCTGCTTTATAATCAAGCTGCAGGGAACAGATGACCTAAAAGTGAGCCACCTGAAGCCGTGCCAAGGATTGATCCCCAGTGGTAGCCTAGCACAAGTCTTCTAGAAAAGACGCAAGTACAAACTCTCACCGGCAGAGATGTGAGCTGGTTCCGAGACAAGTTTAGTGTTTCCATTTGAGTCCACTGGTCGATGCACAGAGAGAGGTCGGCAATCTGGTTGCTGCTCAAATTCAGACGTTTCAGGCTGGACAGAGTGTACAGACACTCGGGGACTCTACTCAGATCATTACAGGACAGGTCAACATCTTGGGGGGGGACAAGAGAAATCGGAAGGTCGTAGGTTTGTATTGTCCTTTACATGTGATCCAACAGATATTTATTTACTGGAGCATGTTGTACCTGCTAGGTTAGTCAGCCCCTCGAGGCTTGTTGGCAGATTACTTTGGGTGCGCTGGGTGTTTCTCAAGTGAAGGGTGTGGAGTGCAACCATAGCAGGCAACTGTCTGCAAAGAAattgaaacaacaaaacaagtgCTGGAGAACAACTTGAAAAGAAATTGCCTTTTTACCaacatgcacttaaaaaaataattatctatTCAGTTGtacacagatttaaaataacaacaaatcaaACTGTGCTACAAAATgcataaaatatgaattaaaatagACAGACTGCCTGGGTCCTGTCCTGCAGACAGACAGCTCCCTTACCTGAGCTGGGCGTGCATTAGGGGGTTGTTGTTCAGTACGAGCGTCTGCAGGTGGATCAGGCGTCTCATCTGTGGAGGCAGGCTTTCCAGTTTATTGTCACTCAGGTCCAGATACAGTAAGTCAGTCAGGTTGATGAACAGCTGGTTTGGGATGTTGTCAATGCTGGAAGAGCAGTcgtgaaacatttaaataaaaaaacctaaacaaaacTGTAGTCATTCCTTAATGATTAAATGAAAGCGCCACTTTAGTTTGACAAAGAAGAAGATGACAGTTTATTAGCTCGTGCCATTCGCTCACCTGTTGTGACTGAGGTTTAGTACTAGCATTGTCTTGGAGTGCTCCAGGTCTCTGGGGATCTCCGTCAGCTGGTTGTAGCTCAAATCCTACAGAGAGAAATGGTGTATGGACACTACCGTTTGTGGCTGGTTTAAAATCTGATGTCCTTTCTTAACTGAAGGCAAGCACGACAGAATGTAAGCTGCACTACAGTTGTGTTATTCTGGGTATGTTGAATGCAATGGGCCTTCAGTTTAGGACACCACAAGGAGCCAGTAAAGTAAACATTATGGCTAACTCAAGGGAAACTCTGACACACAGGAGCAGAGCAAACAGAACAATGAAGTCACACCTTCAAGGTTCAGGAATGTGGAAATCTGACACACTTAATGACGGATTACAGGGAACGATTACTTAGTAAAAAGGAAAAATGCTTTCTAAAACAGTAATTCTACATTTGAACCTGCTGGTTACAGAACCTCACAGAACAAAGCTTCAGACTTTGCATTTCAATGTGAATACTACAAACTAATTTAATACTCTGATACTCGAGTGAGCGTTAACTGCACAGGTTACACTCCAGTGAGGGCGTTCACTGCACAGGTTACACACCAGCACAGAGAGGTCATCCAATTGGAAAATGTCATCTGGAACTCCGGAGTTCTTCAGGTTGTTTGCTCGGGCCACAATTGcctttgatagaaaaaaaaaaaacaaatcatgctttttttttttttttttttttttttttttttttttatagtgcttgAGGTATAAATGACACTATACATCTTCAAATGAATGCCCCAACGCCTAAAACAACACTTATCTGAGGGCGGCATTCATTGGAAGCTGTACATTTTGAGGACAGCGACCTTGGTAAATCCGTTTCCTGTTAATTTGCTTTTTGTTGGGTGTGGCTTCCATTACAAATCTGAAGGTATACAGTAGTTGTAATTAAAAACAGGCAGGTAGCCACTAACTACAATAGCTCCCCCAGTCTAAACTGAACatccaataatatatatttttttttttttggtattcatttaaaataagtgtcaGCATTGCTTAATCAGTATTTTATACTGGTTTTCTTTGACACATTTTCTCAGTGGTGTTCTAGTTGCACTAACCCTGAGACAAGGAAGGCTGGAGAGCTCTCCATGCAGAGTGGTCAGGCTGTTGTGGCTTACTGATAAATGTTCCTGCAGGAAAGAGAAGATATCGCATGTCAAGACTTATAATGCAGACTTAATCAATTTAATTCAGCTTTTCTACTCAACACAGTATAGGTACAGGACTAAAAGTTCTagcttgaaaataaaacaaacacttcagAAGGGGAAGAATTAAGAACATTACCAGTTTTTGGAGGGAAGCGAGCTCTTCTGGAAGATAACAGAGCCCGGTCCTGTTGAGTTTCAACCACCGCAGGCTGGTCATAGACTTGACATGCTCAGGAAAATAACCTCCCTATAAAACACAGCAGTACTGTTACACCACTCCCTTCCACACATTCAGGAGGGTAGTATAGATTTCCTACTAATTCAGCACAAAGCATAACAACCCGAAGCCTCTCTTCTGGTGCGAGCGCAGCAACTGCTAGTTTCACAGGCCCTCCGAGTTAATTTAACTAAGGTCATCCAAGGTTAGAGCtcattagggtctgtgaaactagccttgTATGATCCCCATtcgagatagatagatataaaaatCAAGTAACTTTGCTATACACTTTGATAATTATGTAGCACACACACCAGTGCAATAAATATATTACCTATACAGTATTAGACAGTTATAACCTGCAATTAGCCTTGCAACAGCCTATGTGTTTGTAGGGTTGGGTTACAGAGCTCCCTTAGTATATCATTACAATACTGTATCTTACCTTTACAAAGACTTCACTGGCAGGCAGggttattacaatacaatatttgaATGAATGCGTGTCAGTATAATCAAGTTTCAGTATTTGAGGttttaatatacatgttaatTACTGCTAACTTCAAACTGGAGGCAGTATAACCAGCATCGCAGCTATTCTGTGGAATGTATGTTGCTTAGTGCTGGAAAATACACAAGGCCCAAattctacaaaataaacacagccaATATTATTAAAGTGGATTCGacattacaaacaaataaactgaatTTAACACTTAGCAATTTAGAAAACAACTAATTTAAAAACTACGTTATTTAATATGGTGTGAAATATACCGGATACAGCACTGatgtatttaaaactttttttttttttaaaaggctttataGACAATTACTAGAGTAAATTAAATATGTCATGACCTTTTGATGCTTAGGTATCGCTAAAGGGCAGATGTCTATTAAAACcgggtttttaaaaaatatctacaaAAACAACGGCTCTCCGGTTATTGCAATCTGTCGTGGGCCTCAATGAAAGCAGACACCGCACACTTGCTAACCCCCAATAAAGTTTCAAGCTCTCCCGTTTATCGCAACCCGTTTTATGCGGGTCCCCTAAGACAGCAGAAATAACGACCCCGTCTTACTTTGAAGTCATTCCCACtcagatctacccctctgatAAAGGGCAGAACTCCGGTGGCAGCCATGGCAGGTTTCGCGTCTGAAGCTCTGGTCTGTTTCTGGGTGTGTTGCTGCACACAGTCACTGCTCAGCTGGTGATGAAATGCAAT
It encodes:
- the LOC121300571 gene encoding protein flightless-1 homolog, with the protein product MAATGVLPFIRGVDLSGNDFKGGYFPEHVKSMTSLRWLKLNRTGLCYLPEELASLQKLEHLSVSHNSLTTLHGELSSLPCLRAIVARANNLKNSGVPDDIFQLDDLSVLDLSYNQLTEIPRDLEHSKTMLVLNLSHNSIDNIPNQLFINLTDLLYLDLSDNKLESLPPQMRRLIHLQTLVLNNNPLMHAQLRQLPAMVALHTLHLRNTQRTQSNLPTSLEGLTNLADVDLSCNDLSRVPECLYTLSSLKRLNLSSNQIADLSLCIDQWTQMETLNLSRNQLTSLPSAICKLTKLKKLYMNSNKLDFDGIPSGVGKLVSLEEFMAANNNLELVPEGLCRCGKLKKMVLNKNRLVTMPEAVHFLPDLEVLDVRENPNLVMPPKPVDRTAEWYNIDFSLQNQLRLAGASPATVEAAGGGSASRDPLARKLRLRRRKDSSQDDQAKQVLKGMSDVAHDKNKAIEENGDVKYTDLKTRRWDKNLEKPQLNYSEFFTEDVGQIPGLTVWQIENFVPMQVEEAFLGKFYEADCYIVLKTFLDENSSLNWQIFYWIGQEATMDKKACSAIHAVNLRNYLGAECRTAREEMGDESEEFSAVFDNEISYIEGGTASGFFTVEDTQYNTRLYRIYGKKNIKLESVPLKAASLDPRFVFLLDNGLEILIWRGAQATLSGTTKARLFAEKISKNERKGKSEITVLVQNQETPEFWELLGGQPEEIKKHVPDDFTPVRPKLYKVGLGLGYLELPQINYKLSVEHKKRPKIDLLPEMRLLQTLLDTKSVYILDCWSDVFIWIGSKSPRLVRAAALKLGQELCSMLHRPKHAMVTRNLEGTEFQVFKSKFKNWDDVLKVDYTRNAEKVLQKEGLSGKVKKDAEKKDQMKADLTALFLPRQPAMPLTEAEPLMEEWNEDLDGMEGFVLEGKKFARLPEEEFGHFHTQDCYVFLCRYWVPVEYEDDEKEKAEKRGGDDEDRQQEEDFQCVVYFWQGREASNMGWLTFTFSLQKKFESLFPGKLEVVRMTQQQENLKFLSHFKRKVIIHKGKRKQREDSVQPSLYHIRTNGSALCTRCIQISTDSSFLNSEYCFILKVPFESTDNQGIVYTWVGRAADPEEAKLAEDIMNSMFDDTYSKQVINEGEEPENFFWVGMGAQKPYDEDADYMKYARLFRCSNEKGYFSVSEKCSDFCQDDLADDDIMLLDNGKEVYMWVGTQTSQVEIKLSLKACQVYIQHLRSKESEHPRKLRLVRKGNEPHHFTRCFHAWSVFRKPPA